Proteins from a single region of Segatella copri:
- a CDS encoding ATP-binding protein encodes MPLIVKGARQIRKTASIMQFANSNYKNVVAINFVLQQKYKAIFEEGYDVDSITRALTFIDPSIKLEPGNTLIFFDEMQDCPACATSLKAFKIDGRYDVICSGSLMGINYREIESNSVGYKEDYTMHSMDFEEFLWVKGYTSYFHVKSGISLR; translated from the coding sequence ATGCCTCTTATCGTCAAGGGAGCACGACAAATAAGAAAGACTGCCTCCATCATGCAATTTGCTAATAGCAACTATAAAAATGTAGTTGCCATCAACTTTGTGCTACAACAAAAATACAAGGCAATCTTCGAAGAAGGATATGATGTAGACTCCATTACAAGAGCATTAACCTTCATCGACCCTTCCATTAAACTAGAACCAGGCAACACGCTCATTTTCTTCGATGAGATGCAAGACTGTCCGGCTTGCGCCACCTCCCTAAAGGCGTTCAAGATTGATGGAAGATATGATGTGATTTGCTCTGGCTCCCTCATGGGCATCAACTATCGGGAGATAGAATCCAACAGCGTGGGATATAAAGAAGACTATACCATGCACTCCATGGACTTCGAGGAGTTTCTATGGGTCAAGGGATATACTTCATATTTTCATGTTAAAAGCGGCATTTCCCTGAGATAG